In the Carboxydothermus hydrogenoformans Z-2901 genome, one interval contains:
- a CDS encoding 5-formyltetrahydrofolate cyclo-ligase encodes MDDKKVLRKEILNKRAAQTPAEIAAKSSRILTLLKAFAPYQQARTVMVYLDFRGEVKTREIIRDLWAYGKKVVIPVTVLSEKKLLPVYLRDFGDLVEGTYGILEPKEEARTIAEPEVIDLVLVPGVAFDLKGNRLGYGAGFYDRFLPNLQPAVKKVALAFELQIVPKIPTGPHDIPMDYIITEERIINCRLY; translated from the coding sequence ATGGATGATAAAAAAGTATTGAGAAAGGAAATATTAAACAAAAGAGCCGCCCAAACTCCCGCTGAAATAGCTGCAAAAAGTTCCAGAATTTTAACACTTTTAAAAGCCTTTGCGCCCTATCAACAGGCGCGGACGGTAATGGTTTACCTGGATTTTCGCGGGGAGGTTAAAACCCGGGAAATTATCAGGGACTTATGGGCTTACGGTAAAAAAGTGGTAATACCGGTGACAGTTCTTTCGGAAAAAAAGCTTTTACCGGTTTACCTTAGAGATTTTGGGGACCTGGTAGAAGGAACTTACGGAATCCTGGAGCCTAAAGAGGAAGCAAGAACGATTGCGGAACCGGAAGTAATTGATTTGGTCCTGGTACCGGGAGTAGCTTTTGATTTAAAGGGAAACCGCCTGGGATACGGAGCCGGTTTTTACGACCGATTTTTACCCAATCTTCAGCCCGCGGTAAAAAAGGTGGCTTTAGCCTTCGAACTACAAATAGTACCCAAAATTCCAACCGGACCCCACGATATCCCAATGGATTATATCATAACCGAAGAGCGCATTATAAACTGCCGCCTTTATTAA
- a CDS encoding gamma-glutamyl-gamma-aminobutyrate hydrolase family protein, with protein sequence MYIGIPVWPEDGFYKIRQSYVQKILKTGAKPFFILPEHDLAGVFKIITGVLIPGGGDIAPELFGEEPRPEIRSYSRQKDLFEINLIKEAHKHALPILGICRGMQLIGVAFGAGMYQDLFTERKGVLAHEQKAPPQEPTHLITLSPEGRLREIFGAARVRVNSFHHQALKNAGTVLSVEAVAEDGVIEAISGPKILGVQWHPELLESHDGLFFWLIKEGGAK encoded by the coding sequence ATGTATATAGGAATTCCTGTCTGGCCGGAGGACGGTTTTTATAAAATCCGCCAGAGTTACGTGCAAAAAATACTAAAAACAGGGGCTAAACCATTTTTTATTCTCCCGGAGCACGATTTAGCCGGGGTATTTAAGATAATAACGGGAGTTTTAATTCCCGGAGGTGGGGATATCGCTCCGGAATTGTTTGGTGAAGAACCGCGGCCGGAAATTCGAAGTTACAGCAGGCAAAAAGACTTATTTGAAATTAACCTTATTAAAGAAGCACACAAACACGCGTTACCGATTTTAGGAATATGTCGGGGCATGCAGTTAATCGGGGTAGCTTTTGGGGCCGGTATGTATCAGGACCTTTTTACGGAAAGAAAAGGAGTTTTGGCCCATGAGCAAAAAGCCCCGCCGCAAGAGCCAACCCACCTGATAACTTTAAGCCCCGAGGGACGTTTAAGGGAAATTTTTGGCGCCGCAAGGGTGCGGGTAAATAGCTTTCACCACCAGGCATTAAAAAATGCCGGGACGGTTCTTAGCGTTGAAGCGGTTGCGGAAGATGGGGTTATTGAAGCAATTAGTGGACCGAAAATTTTAGGAGTGCAGTGGCATCCGGAGCTTTTAGAAAGTCATGATGGTTTATTTTTCTGGCTTATAAAGGAAGGAGGAGCTAAATGA
- the tsaD gene encoding tRNA (adenosine(37)-N6)-threonylcarbamoyltransferase complex transferase subunit TsaD, with protein sequence MGKVILGIETSCDETAVSLVEDGRKVLISLLSSQVDLHRLYGGVVPEIASRRHLELIFPLLDEAFRKFPREKIAAVAVTYGPGLVGALLVGLSVAKSLSYALNVPLIGVNHMEGHIFANFLEDANPVFPALVLVVSGGHTDLIFMRGFGDYELLGETIDDAAGECFDKVGRVLNLPYPAGPVIDRLSKKGKPIYKFPVARLKEEGYNFSFSGLKTAVRVFREKNPEAKVEDIAASFQEALVRALVENTEKALKECMPAKLYLAGGVAANSRLREEFLNLGKTYNVPVHFPSLQYCTDNAAMIAAAGYHRYLSGKYAPLNLNAYPSLMLGEERY encoded by the coding sequence TTGGGTAAGGTTATCTTAGGCATTGAAACATCCTGCGATGAGACGGCAGTTTCCTTAGTGGAAGATGGTAGAAAGGTGTTAATTTCTTTACTTTCTTCTCAGGTTGATCTTCACCGGCTGTACGGTGGTGTAGTACCCGAAATAGCATCCCGCAGGCATTTAGAACTGATTTTTCCCCTGTTAGATGAAGCCTTTCGGAAATTCCCCAGGGAAAAGATAGCTGCGGTAGCGGTTACGTACGGTCCCGGGCTTGTAGGAGCTTTACTGGTTGGCCTTTCGGTAGCCAAAAGTTTAAGCTATGCCTTAAACGTTCCGTTAATTGGAGTTAATCACATGGAAGGGCATATTTTTGCCAATTTTCTTGAAGATGCAAATCCGGTTTTTCCGGCACTGGTGCTGGTGGTTTCGGGGGGACATACCGATTTAATTTTCATGCGGGGCTTCGGGGATTACGAGCTTTTGGGGGAAACCATTGACGATGCTGCCGGGGAGTGTTTTGATAAAGTGGGCCGGGTATTAAACTTACCCTATCCCGCGGGGCCGGTTATTGACCGGTTGAGTAAAAAGGGAAAACCCATTTATAAGTTTCCGGTAGCTCGTTTAAAAGAGGAAGGATATAACTTTAGCTTTAGCGGTTTAAAAACTGCGGTAAGAGTTTTCCGGGAAAAAAATCCCGAGGCTAAAGTTGAAGACATTGCCGCGTCTTTTCAGGAAGCTCTGGTCAGAGCTTTGGTGGAAAATACCGAAAAAGCTTTAAAAGAATGCATGCCGGCTAAGCTTTACTTAGCCGGTGGCGTTGCGGCTAACTCAAGGTTGAGAGAAGAGTTTTTAAATCTTGGTAAAACCTATAATGTTCCGGTACATTTTCCTTCCCTTCAGTACTGTACCGATAATGCGGCAATGATTGCTGCCGCCGGTTATCACCGCTATCTTTCGGGGAAGTATGCACCGCTTAATTTAAACGCCTACCCTTCGCTGATGCTCGGGGAGGAAAGATATTAA
- the tsaE gene encoding tRNA (adenosine(37)-N6)-threonylcarbamoyltransferase complex ATPase subunit type 1 TsaE produces MVELISKTPEKTKNLGEYIGKNLPPGSIIILSGNLGAGKTLLVSGIVAGLGIKARVKSPTFNLVHTYPGEKGNVNHFDLYRISAQEFFALGMDEYFTDYDINLLEWGEKIEEELKKDYLKITMENIAEGERKIKIEAFGEKFNELMEALIKWS; encoded by the coding sequence ATGGTTGAGCTTATAAGCAAGACACCGGAAAAAACCAAAAATCTTGGAGAATATATCGGGAAAAATCTTCCTCCGGGAAGCATAATAATTTTAAGCGGTAATTTGGGAGCGGGTAAGACCCTTTTGGTATCAGGGATTGTGGCAGGACTTGGGATAAAAGCCAGGGTAAAAAGCCCAACTTTTAACCTTGTTCACACTTACCCGGGAGAAAAAGGTAACGTTAATCATTTTGATTTGTACCGAATTTCTGCCCAAGAATTTTTTGCTCTGGGTATGGATGAATATTTCACCGATTATGATATTAATCTTTTGGAATGGGGAGAAAAAATAGAAGAGGAGTTAAAGAAAGATTATTTAAAAATTACCATGGAAAATATCGCAGAAGGAGAGCGGAAAATCAAAATTGAGGCTTTTGGCGAAAAGTTTAACGAATTAATGGAGGCGCTAATAAAATGGAGTTAG
- a CDS encoding hydrolase, producing MDRIIPAVTSVLRGNIIKMPEVIKEASGIDILGKHIQSIIFTTDLVLIRNNNADAIMAVYPFTAQPIITHAIISAADQPVFIGVGGGTTRGRRVVNLALDAEFQGALGVVLNSPIDNHSLKMVRQTVSIPIIVTVISQEENIEARLANGADILNVSAGPSTPQVVREIRKNYPQVPIIATGGPNNDSILKTIEAGANAITYTPPSNAELMRHLMNKYRSTLTNF from the coding sequence TTGGATAGAATTATTCCTGCAGTTACTTCCGTTTTAAGGGGCAATATAATAAAAATGCCGGAAGTAATTAAAGAAGCTTCCGGGATTGATATCCTGGGAAAACATATTCAATCCATCATCTTTACTACCGACCTCGTATTAATCCGGAACAACAACGCTGACGCCATCATGGCCGTCTACCCTTTTACGGCCCAGCCGATAATCACCCATGCAATTATTAGTGCTGCCGATCAGCCGGTTTTCATAGGGGTTGGAGGCGGTACCACCCGCGGGCGAAGGGTGGTTAACTTGGCCCTCGATGCCGAATTTCAGGGAGCTTTAGGAGTTGTTTTAAACAGCCCCATCGATAATCATTCTTTAAAAATGGTTAGGCAAACGGTAAGTATTCCGATAATCGTTACGGTAATTTCTCAGGAAGAAAATATTGAAGCACGTTTAGCCAATGGAGCCGATATTTTAAATGTTTCCGCCGGTCCCAGCACCCCGCAAGTGGTACGGGAAATTAGAAAAAACTATCCCCAGGTTCCCATCATTGCCACCGGTGGCCCAAACAACGACTCAATTTTAAAAACCATTGAAGCCGGAGCTAACGCCATCACTTACACTCCGCCGTCAAACGCCGAGCTCATGCGACATCTTATGAACAAATACCGGAGTACTTTGACAAATTTTTAA
- a CDS encoding amidohydrolase — MKVLKNGVIVLASGEQLKGDLLIDDEGKIVKIGEEIFIDGGEVIDLKGQYVYPGLIDAHTHIGLMEEGIDFVGEDINEYYDPVTPQARAIDGIYPFDVAFREAYQEGVLAVGVLPGSSNPVGGTGYALSTRGKTVDRMAFGPCGLKIAFGENPKKNYAGQKRLPATRMGTAMLIRENLLYAREYLRKKEKGEKVEFDLKKEAFIPVLKREIPLRAHAHRADDIMTAIRIAREVEVDVVIEHCTEGHLIIEELKEARVPVVVGPTLTGRSKYELRELGWETPVNLIKAGVKTAIMTDHPVIPLKYLRLLGFLLQNYGLTEKEILPLFTKNPAEILQINSFVGDIKPNLWANLIVTEKPLFALGKISMVFFKGEKIVG, encoded by the coding sequence ATGAAGGTTTTAAAAAATGGGGTTATCGTTTTGGCTTCCGGTGAACAGCTTAAAGGAGACCTTTTAATTGATGACGAAGGAAAAATTGTTAAAATCGGTGAAGAAATTTTTATCGATGGAGGGGAAGTAATAGACCTTAAAGGGCAGTACGTTTACCCAGGTTTAATTGATGCTCATACCCATATAGGGTTAATGGAAGAAGGAATAGATTTTGTGGGGGAAGATATCAATGAATATTATGACCCGGTGACTCCCCAGGCGCGGGCCATTGATGGTATTTACCCTTTTGATGTAGCTTTTCGCGAAGCGTATCAAGAGGGGGTTTTAGCCGTCGGGGTTTTGCCGGGTAGCAGTAATCCTGTGGGGGGTACCGGTTATGCCCTTTCTACCCGGGGAAAGACCGTTGACCGGATGGCTTTTGGACCATGCGGGCTGAAGATTGCCTTTGGGGAAAACCCTAAAAAAAATTACGCAGGCCAGAAACGTTTACCCGCCACCCGGATGGGTACGGCAATGCTGATTCGGGAAAACCTGCTTTACGCCCGGGAGTATTTAAGGAAAAAAGAAAAGGGGGAAAAGGTGGAGTTTGATTTAAAAAAGGAAGCGTTTATTCCGGTGCTGAAAAGGGAAATTCCTTTAAGGGCCCATGCCCACCGGGCGGACGATATAATGACGGCAATCCGCATAGCCCGGGAAGTTGAAGTAGACGTAGTGATCGAACACTGCACCGAAGGTCATTTAATTATTGAGGAGCTTAAAGAAGCCCGGGTGCCGGTGGTGGTAGGGCCTACCTTAACCGGTCGTTCAAAATACGAATTAAGGGAGCTTGGCTGGGAAACTCCGGTAAACCTAATAAAAGCTGGAGTAAAAACGGCAATAATGACCGATCATCCGGTTATCCCCTTAAAATACCTGCGTTTACTGGGTTTTCTTTTACAAAATTACGGACTGACGGAGAAGGAGATTTTGCCGTTATTTACCAAAAATCCTGCCGAAATTTTGCAGATTAACTCCTTTGTTGGCGATATAAAACCGAATTTGTGGGCCAATTTAATCGTGACGGAAAAGCCGCTTTTTGCACTGGGAAAAATATCGATGGTATTTTTTAAGGGTGAAAAAATCGTCGGATAA
- the nuoE gene encoding NADH-quinone oxidoreductase subunit NuoE yields MVCACGKEVVDPKKEKLKELLSQYQGQKGALIPVLQGAQEIYGYLPREVMEEISRSLKIPFSKVYGVATFYAQFHLKPRGRNVIRACLGTACHVRGGAKVFETLKNELGIGDGETTPDLRFTLESVACIGACGLAPVIMVNNDTYGRLTPDKVKEILAKYE; encoded by the coding sequence TTGGTTTGTGCCTGCGGGAAGGAAGTAGTTGATCCAAAAAAAGAAAAACTAAAAGAACTGCTATCTCAGTATCAAGGGCAAAAAGGGGCTCTGATTCCGGTTTTACAGGGTGCTCAGGAAATTTATGGCTATCTTCCCAGAGAGGTTATGGAAGAAATAAGTCGTAGCCTTAAAATTCCTTTTAGCAAGGTTTATGGAGTGGCAACCTTCTATGCTCAGTTTCATCTAAAGCCTCGCGGACGCAATGTGATTCGCGCCTGTCTGGGGACTGCCTGTCATGTACGCGGTGGAGCGAAAGTATTTGAGACCCTAAAGAATGAACTGGGAATTGGTGATGGGGAGACGACTCCCGATTTACGGTTTACCCTGGAATCGGTAGCCTGCATTGGAGCCTGCGGGTTAGCTCCGGTAATTATGGTCAACAATGATACTTACGGCCGGCTTACCCCGGATAAGGTAAAAGAAATTCTTGCCAAGTACGAATAG
- a CDS encoding ACT domain-containing protein — MIVKQLSVFLENKSGRLARVTEILGENNINIRALSIADTTDFGILRLIVNKPNEAYKLLKEEQFMVSLTDVIAVEVPDKPGGLAGVLKILEPYNINIEYLYAFVEKSSNNALVVFRVEELEKAIKILTDNGVKVLAGNEVYSL; from the coding sequence ATGATTGTTAAGCAGCTGTCGGTTTTTTTGGAAAACAAATCGGGAAGACTTGCCCGGGTGACCGAGATTTTAGGGGAAAATAACATCAATATTCGGGCTTTATCCATTGCCGATACTACCGATTTTGGTATTTTAAGGCTTATTGTGAACAAGCCCAATGAAGCTTATAAGCTGTTAAAAGAAGAACAGTTTATGGTAAGTTTAACCGATGTTATTGCTGTGGAAGTGCCCGATAAGCCCGGGGGACTGGCCGGGGTTTTAAAAATTTTAGAGCCCTACAACATCAACATCGAATACTTATATGCTTTTGTGGAGAAATCTTCTAATAATGCCCTGGTGGTTTTTCGGGTAGAAGAGCTTGAAAAAGCAATTAAAATTTTAACCGATAATGGAGTCAAAGTGCTGGCGGGTAACGAGGTTTATAGTTTGTAA
- the rimI gene encoding ribosomal protein S18-alanine N-acetyltransferase, giving the protein MSLKLELKLMELKDLPQVLDIEKLSYTNPWSKASFMYEITENPLATYLVAREGDKVIGYGGIWIVLDEAHITTLAVHPAYRRNGVGKSLLNALLDVAKNRKVRSIILEVRASNFPAQNLYQKFGFKPIGIRKKYYSRPEEDAIVMSLELKEDY; this is encoded by the coding sequence GTGAGTTTAAAATTGGAGTTAAAACTTATGGAATTAAAAGACCTCCCTCAGGTGTTAGATATTGAAAAACTGTCTTATACAAATCCCTGGAGTAAGGCAAGTTTCATGTACGAAATAACCGAAAATCCGTTAGCAACTTATCTGGTAGCTCGTGAGGGGGATAAAGTAATAGGGTACGGGGGTATCTGGATTGTATTGGATGAAGCTCATATAACTACTTTAGCTGTCCATCCGGCTTACCGCAGAAACGGGGTAGGAAAAAGTTTATTAAATGCGTTACTTGATGTGGCTAAAAATAGAAAGGTGAGAAGTATTATTTTAGAAGTTCGCGCTTCAAATTTTCCGGCACAGAACTTATACCAGAAGTTCGGTTTTAAACCAATAGGAATTAGAAAAAAATATTATTCCCGTCCTGAAGAAGATGCCATTGTAATGAGCCTTGAGTTAAAGGAGGATTATTAA
- a CDS encoding phenylacetate--CoA ligase family protein, producing the protein MFRNREEIKEIQLHRLKDLVKRLYERVPFYRQKLDAIGFTPDKLKSLEDLRHLPFTTKQDLRDNYPFGLFAVSQEEIVRIHASSGTTGKPTVVGYTRNDIDLWSELMARSMRNAGVTSRDIIHNAYGYGLFTGGLGFHYGAEKLGATVVPVSGGNSKRQLMLMEDFGATVLTCTPSYALHLAEEMEEQGISRDRLKLRLGIFGAEPWSEELRTKIEEKLKIKAIDVYGLSEILGPGVAMECQEQKGLHINEDHFLPEIIDPDTGEVLPYGEKGELVITTLTKEGIPLLRYRTRDITALYPEPCACGNGLIRMDRVTGRSDDMLIIRGVNVFPSQIETVLLSLGYTEPHYMIVVDKKGALDQLEVWVELSEQFFSDEIKKLEQWEKKVEGELFTVLGINAKVRLVEPRSIPRSEGKAKRIWDRRELK; encoded by the coding sequence ATGTTTCGCAATCGGGAAGAAATTAAAGAAATACAGCTTCACCGCTTGAAAGACTTAGTGAAAAGGTTGTACGAACGGGTGCCTTTTTACCGGCAGAAATTAGATGCCATTGGTTTTACACCGGACAAACTAAAATCCTTGGAAGATCTTCGGCATCTTCCTTTTACTACCAAACAGGACCTGCGGGATAACTACCCCTTTGGCCTTTTTGCGGTAAGCCAGGAAGAAATTGTGAGAATTCATGCTTCTTCCGGTACCACCGGCAAACCCACGGTGGTGGGTTATACCAGAAATGATATTGACCTCTGGAGTGAATTAATGGCAAGGTCAATGAGAAATGCCGGGGTAACTTCCCGCGATATCATTCACAATGCTTATGGCTACGGGCTTTTTACCGGGGGGCTGGGTTTTCATTACGGCGCTGAAAAATTAGGGGCAACGGTGGTGCCGGTTTCCGGGGGTAACAGCAAACGGCAGTTAATGCTGATGGAAGATTTTGGAGCTACAGTCTTAACCTGTACCCCTTCTTATGCTTTGCATTTGGCCGAAGAAATGGAAGAGCAGGGCATTTCCCGGGACAGGTTAAAATTGCGACTGGGGATTTTTGGTGCCGAGCCCTGGAGTGAAGAATTAAGGACCAAAATTGAAGAAAAGTTGAAAATAAAAGCCATTGACGTTTACGGCTTAAGTGAAATCCTGGGACCGGGAGTAGCAATGGAGTGTCAGGAACAAAAAGGCTTGCACATTAATGAAGACCATTTCCTTCCGGAAATCATTGACCCGGATACCGGTGAGGTATTGCCGTACGGGGAAAAAGGGGAGCTGGTAATAACCACCCTGACCAAGGAAGGAATTCCCCTTTTAAGGTACCGCACCAGGGATATTACCGCCCTTTATCCGGAACCGTGTGCCTGCGGGAACGGCTTAATTAGAATGGACCGGGTAACCGGCAGAAGCGATGATATGTTGATTATTCGCGGGGTTAACGTCTTTCCTTCCCAAATTGAAACGGTGCTTTTATCTCTGGGTTATACCGAGCCCCACTACATGATTGTGGTGGATAAAAAAGGAGCCTTGGACCAGTTAGAAGTTTGGGTGGAACTGTCGGAACAGTTCTTTTCCGATGAAATAAAGAAGCTTGAACAATGGGAAAAGAAAGTGGAAGGAGAACTTTTCACGGTCCTGGGGATTAATGCTAAAGTGCGGTTAGTGGAGCCCCGCAGTATTCCGCGCAGTGAAGGTAAGGCCAAGCGGATTTGGGATAGAAGAGAGTTAAAATAA
- a CDS encoding response regulator translates to MQVLVADDQPGIRMLLKIILEQMGFGVHEAKNGQEAVEKALNIRPGLIIMDMRMPYKSGDEAIAEIHSFLPQTDFIVMTAYTAPEVLERIDRKKVFEVVAKPFDVEEFKMILNKYLKEKFPWKYSFV, encoded by the coding sequence ATGCAGGTTTTGGTTGCCGATGACCAGCCAGGGATCAGAATGCTTTTAAAAATTATTTTGGAGCAGATGGGCTTTGGGGTACATGAAGCAAAAAACGGCCAGGAAGCAGTGGAAAAAGCTCTAAATATTCGACCGGGTCTAATTATTATGGATATGCGCATGCCCTATAAAAGCGGTGATGAAGCCATTGCGGAAATTCACTCTTTTCTTCCGCAGACAGATTTTATTGTAATGACTGCTTATACAGCTCCCGAAGTGTTGGAAAGGATTGATAGAAAAAAAGTTTTTGAGGTTGTTGCCAAACCTTTTGATGTTGAGGAGTTTAAGATGATACTTAATAAATACCTCAAAGAAAAATTTCCCTGGAAATATTCTTTTGTGTAG
- the tsaB gene encoding tRNA (adenosine(37)-N6)-threonylcarbamoyltransferase complex dimerization subunit type 1 TsaB, whose translation MELAVVAATRSISLALRKNDEIIFEINDRLKEPHAAGLMPLIDFALKRVSAKPQDLTAIYTVLGPGSFTSLRINLATTLGLAQALGIPVYATDTLRLIAANAGAYRGEVMVLMEVNREEVYFGLFYNDFVPKPLEQLKVITLKEAQEKVYNFTGLLIGDGVEKLGEIPENLIYLKKASEPIASNLFFLDLELVNILEVKPLYLRKSQAEIVREAR comes from the coding sequence ATGGAGTTAGCCGTAGTTGCTGCTACCAGAAGTATTTCCCTGGCTTTACGAAAAAATGATGAGATTATTTTTGAAATAAATGACCGGTTAAAGGAACCCCATGCGGCAGGTTTAATGCCCTTAATTGATTTTGCGTTAAAAAGGGTTTCGGCTAAACCTCAAGATTTAACCGCCATTTACACCGTTCTGGGACCTGGTTCCTTTACCAGTTTAAGAATTAATCTTGCTACCACTCTTGGATTGGCTCAAGCTCTTGGTATTCCCGTTTATGCTACCGATACTTTACGCTTAATTGCGGCCAATGCCGGAGCTTACCGGGGGGAAGTTATGGTTTTAATGGAAGTAAACCGGGAAGAAGTATATTTTGGACTTTTTTACAATGATTTTGTGCCCAAACCACTGGAGCAGCTTAAAGTTATCACCTTAAAAGAAGCCCAGGAGAAAGTTTACAATTTTACCGGATTGTTAATCGGCGATGGAGTGGAAAAGTTAGGAGAGATTCCAGAAAATTTAATCTATCTGAAAAAGGCAAGCGAACCAATAGCCAGCAATTTATTTTTTCTGGATTTAGAGTTAGTAAATATCTTAGAGGTAAAACCGCTCTATTTAAGAAAATCTCAAGCGGAAATCGTGCGGGAGGCAAGGTGA
- a CDS encoding DUF512 domain-containing protein produces MEKYLADAVKRNVLPITSRCNVRCLFCSHTGNPLEVNTVSFPHLPFAKIKEFLPFLDPEKKIVLGESATIINEGEPLFHPDFKKILLKIRELFPKTPLSITTNGLLLTREMVDFLTSLGEVELVISVNALTPAKRKLIFGFYSDIYPNLYYLSGKIPFTASFVFMPHVVGYEEYVLSIKKLMQLGVEAVRVFLPGFTKKNKQLINAPRDLEKLSQKLFTEFLEEKTPVIIEPKRLTDFRAEVLGVTPGGMAYFLKKKDIILKINGQTPFSRMEAHKLLNTPGDKTVEIRRQGEIMTFNFSLKPGQKAGAVFYRDIEKERLLGIINKVKKALAKSPLILTSYFATTLIKKGLQKLGANYLVLPVKNRFFGGNIGCAGLLTVEDYLWAVTKVLKVRKPDYLLLPGISFDDRGRDLTGRSYLEIEDYFKIKTEIF; encoded by the coding sequence ATGGAAAAGTATTTGGCTGATGCGGTAAAAAGAAACGTGCTACCAATTACTTCTCGCTGTAATGTCCGCTGCCTTTTCTGCAGTCATACCGGAAACCCGTTGGAAGTTAATACCGTATCCTTTCCCCACCTACCTTTCGCAAAAATTAAAGAATTCCTTCCTTTTTTAGATCCGGAGAAGAAAATTGTTTTAGGAGAGTCGGCTACAATTATAAACGAAGGAGAACCTTTATTTCATCCGGATTTTAAAAAAATATTGCTTAAAATACGGGAATTATTTCCGAAAACTCCTCTTTCCATTACCACCAATGGCCTTCTTTTAACCCGGGAAATGGTGGACTTTTTAACTTCTCTGGGGGAAGTTGAGCTGGTAATTTCGGTAAATGCGCTAACTCCTGCCAAAAGAAAATTAATTTTCGGTTTTTATTCGGATATTTATCCTAACCTTTACTATCTGTCAGGAAAAATACCTTTTACAGCAAGTTTTGTTTTTATGCCCCACGTGGTGGGTTATGAGGAATACGTTTTGAGTATTAAAAAATTAATGCAGTTGGGGGTAGAGGCGGTAAGGGTTTTCCTTCCGGGTTTTACGAAAAAAAATAAACAATTAATTAATGCTCCTCGGGATTTAGAGAAACTTTCGCAAAAACTTTTCACAGAGTTTTTGGAGGAAAAAACACCGGTGATTATTGAACCAAAACGTTTAACGGATTTTAGAGCCGAGGTTTTAGGGGTAACCCCCGGCGGTATGGCCTATTTTTTAAAGAAAAAAGATATTATTTTAAAAATAAATGGCCAAACCCCTTTTAGCCGGATGGAAGCCCATAAACTTTTAAATACCCCCGGAGATAAGACTGTAGAAATAAGACGGCAAGGGGAAATTATGACCTTTAATTTTTCGTTAAAACCCGGCCAAAAAGCAGGAGCGGTTTTTTACCGGGATATTGAAAAAGAAAGGCTCTTAGGGATAATTAACAAGGTAAAAAAAGCTTTAGCTAAATCCCCCCTTATTTTAACTTCTTATTTTGCCACTACCTTAATCAAGAAGGGGTTACAAAAGCTTGGAGCCAATTACTTGGTCTTACCGGTTAAAAACCGGTTTTTTGGCGGAAATATTGGCTGTGCCGGTCTTTTAACGGTAGAAGATTACCTGTGGGCGGTAACAAAGGTGCTTAAAGTGCGAAAACCGGATTATCTCCTTTTACCCGGTATTTCTTTTGACGACCGGGGCCGGGATTTAACCGGTAGAAGTTATCTCGAAATTGAAGATTACTTTAAAATTAAGACGGAAATTTTCTAA